One genomic region from Microthrixaceae bacterium encodes:
- a CDS encoding type II secretion system F family protein, translating to MPAWYPLLALPFAVGLSLMLSEMRWFRTPPIVERLRPYAPPGTGEQHRRGWLNAASLRDVIGPLVTTFGNRVSTLLGVNDDLSVRLQRAEVHLEVTEFRLKQATYALASMVAAAGIGAMASMGPSFAIAATVCAPVLTFLILEQRVTTASQRWQEAITLELPVVIEQLGMLLSAGYSIGAAINRLGRRGRGRSAAELAKVSARIRQGIPEIDALREWAAYTDLAAVERLVGVLALNWEASDLGALISAEARSVRREVQRQQVELIERRSQQVWVPVTVATLVPGVIFMAVPFIDAMGKLTGR from the coding sequence ATGCCGGCCTGGTACCCACTCCTGGCATTGCCGTTCGCGGTCGGGCTTTCGTTGATGCTCAGCGAGATGCGTTGGTTCCGCACGCCGCCAATTGTCGAGCGGCTGCGTCCCTACGCTCCGCCGGGAACCGGTGAACAGCATCGACGAGGATGGCTCAACGCGGCATCGCTTCGCGACGTCATCGGCCCGCTCGTCACCACGTTCGGAAACCGGGTCTCGACCCTGCTCGGGGTCAACGACGACCTGTCGGTTCGTCTGCAACGCGCCGAAGTCCACCTCGAGGTCACCGAGTTCCGGCTCAAGCAGGCCACCTACGCGCTGGCGTCGATGGTGGCCGCCGCCGGTATCGGTGCGATGGCATCGATGGGTCCGTCCTTCGCGATCGCCGCGACGGTGTGTGCGCCGGTCCTGACCTTTCTCATCCTGGAACAGCGGGTCACCACCGCGTCGCAGCGCTGGCAGGAGGCGATCACCCTCGAGCTTCCGGTCGTCATCGAACAACTCGGCATGTTGTTGTCGGCGGGCTACTCGATCGGGGCGGCCATCAATCGCCTCGGGCGTCGCGGCCGTGGCCGCAGCGCCGCCGAACTCGCCAAGGTCAGCGCCCGTATCCGCCAGGGCATCCCCGAGATCGACGCACTTCGCGAGTGGGCCGCCTACACCGATCTCGCCGCCGTCGAGCGCCTCGTCGGCGTCCTGGCGCTCAATTGGGAGGCAAGCGATCTCGGCGCGCTGATCTCCGCCGAGGCGCGGTCGGTTCGCCGCGAGGTTCAACGTCAACAGGTCGAACTCATCGAGCGGCGGTCCCAGCAGGTCTGGGTGCCCGTCACCGTGGCGACCCTCGTTCCCGGAGTGATCTTCATGGCCGTCCCGTTCATCGACGCCATGGGAAAGCTGACCGGGCGATGA
- a CDS encoding 16S rRNA (uracil(1498)-N(3))-methyltransferase, with product MDAQGPGSQQGTTASAGTSAASPTHRDGPMLFVESIDHPVCDPDDYHHVSRVLRVPDGSPIVVCDGAGRWRRATFGPEPTGAGVVYRSPRRSPAIAVAFALIKGDRPELIVQKLTELGVDLILPLDCDHGVVKWKGERAAKQIRRFERIAREAAMQCRRTHLPEIAAVRSFDDLLRDYPGTIRCDSGGVVASAAWQQAAGSTPVVVAVGPEGGWSERERSLGATVMGLGDHILRAETAAITAGALLAALRSSAL from the coding sequence ATGGACGCTCAGGGTCCTGGTTCCCAGCAGGGCACGACCGCATCGGCCGGCACCTCTGCGGCGTCTCCGACCCATCGCGACGGGCCGATGCTGTTCGTCGAGTCCATCGACCATCCCGTGTGCGACCCGGATGATTACCACCACGTCTCGCGCGTGTTGCGGGTGCCCGACGGGTCCCCGATCGTGGTGTGCGACGGTGCCGGACGTTGGCGGCGCGCCACATTCGGTCCCGAGCCAACGGGCGCCGGGGTGGTGTATCGATCGCCGCGTCGGTCACCGGCGATCGCCGTGGCATTCGCCCTGATCAAAGGGGACCGTCCCGAACTGATCGTGCAGAAGCTCACCGAGTTGGGGGTGGATCTGATCCTCCCGCTCGACTGCGACCACGGGGTCGTCAAATGGAAGGGGGAGCGGGCGGCGAAGCAGATCCGGCGATTCGAGCGCATCGCCCGAGAGGCCGCGATGCAGTGTCGTCGCACCCACCTTCCCGAGATCGCGGCGGTGCGAAGCTTCGACGACCTGTTGCGCGACTACCCGGGCACGATTCGCTGCGACTCCGGCGGCGTCGTCGCCTCCGCGGCCTGGCAGCAGGCGGCCGGATCGACGCCGGTGGTGGTGGCGGTCGGCCCGGAGGGCGGGTGGTCGGAGCGTGAACGTTCGTTGGGGGCGACGGTCATGGGACTCGGCGACCACATCCTGCGGGCCGAGACGGCGGCGATCACCGCCGGCGCCCTGTTGGCGGCGCTGCGCTCCTCGGCGCTCTGA
- a CDS encoding transcriptional regulator has protein sequence MGTGQNVGYEDDEDDEVRLEFGREVGARLRAIRKQKRLSLQEVEASTGAEFKASVLGAYERGERAISVPRLFRLARYYGVPVDQLLPREDSTGYSAEDESRDEATRSGQESRSTQLDLRRLEGIDSAEGETLRRYVSMIQVQRDDFNGRVLTIRRDDLRAIAAILGVGQDQAAQRLDALGLTFEG, from the coding sequence GTGGGAACGGGGCAGAACGTGGGCTACGAGGACGACGAGGACGACGAGGTCCGTTTGGAGTTCGGCCGCGAGGTCGGAGCGCGCTTGCGTGCGATCCGCAAGCAGAAGCGCCTCTCGCTGCAGGAGGTCGAGGCGTCGACCGGTGCGGAGTTCAAGGCATCGGTGCTCGGTGCGTACGAACGCGGCGAGCGTGCGATCTCGGTGCCGCGCCTGTTTCGACTCGCCCGCTACTACGGGGTACCGGTCGATCAGCTGCTTCCCCGCGAGGACTCGACCGGCTACAGCGCCGAGGACGAGTCTCGTGACGAGGCCACTCGAAGCGGTCAGGAATCTCGTTCGACACAGCTCGACCTGCGCCGTCTCGAGGGGATCGACTCGGCCGAGGGGGAGACGCTGCGGCGATATGTGAGCATGATCCAGGTGCAGCGCGACGACTTCAACGGCAGGGTCTTGACGATTCGCCGTGACGATCTACGGGCGATCGCCGCGATTCTCGGGGTCGGACAGGATCAGGCCGCACAGCGGCTCGATGCCCTCGGCCTGACCTTCGAGGGGTGA
- the hrcA gene encoding heat-inducible transcriptional repressor HrcA: MLDDRKSAILRAVVQTYIETAQPVGSGHVVEAAAIGVSAATVRSEMTVLEREGYLVQPHTSAGRIPTEKGYRFFVDEMGPARLGPEQTRTVSGFFAHVHGELEAMLQSTSRLLSRLTSTTAMVIGEVAETRKVRSVQLVALSERSYLTLVVLSAGTVLKHLVERSTPVTADDLDEVGRLLGRALLDRPVTDVSTLDLAVPESLAALAAEASEAIRLAATESGRTLHIDGASNIAAAFDASDTLREVLSLLDQQMSVVTLIRDVLDRGLTVAIGSETGVAPLAECSLVVAPFQVGGENAGAIGVLGPTRMNYQETLAAVAVVSNRLGHLLTEGE, translated from the coding sequence ATGCTCGACGATCGCAAGTCCGCCATCCTCCGAGCCGTCGTCCAGACCTACATCGAGACCGCCCAGCCGGTGGGCTCGGGCCATGTGGTCGAGGCGGCGGCCATCGGAGTGTCTGCCGCCACCGTGCGCAGCGAGATGACGGTGCTCGAACGCGAGGGCTACCTGGTTCAGCCACACACCAGCGCCGGGCGCATTCCCACCGAGAAGGGCTACCGGTTTTTCGTCGACGAGATGGGTCCCGCCCGACTCGGACCCGAACAAACCCGAACCGTCAGCGGGTTCTTCGCCCACGTGCACGGCGAGCTCGAGGCCATGTTGCAGTCGACCTCACGACTGCTGAGTCGGCTGACCTCGACCACGGCGATGGTGATCGGCGAGGTCGCCGAGACCCGCAAGGTGCGCTCGGTGCAACTCGTCGCCCTCAGCGAGCGGTCGTATCTGACCCTGGTGGTGTTGTCCGCCGGCACGGTGCTCAAACACCTCGTCGAGCGATCGACTCCGGTGACCGCCGACGACTTGGACGAGGTGGGCCGTCTGCTCGGCCGGGCATTGCTCGACCGGCCCGTCACCGACGTGTCGACTCTGGATCTCGCCGTCCCCGAGTCGCTCGCCGCACTGGCGGCCGAGGCCAGCGAGGCGATTCGCCTGGCGGCCACCGAGTCGGGCCGAACCCTGCACATCGACGGAGCGTCGAACATCGCCGCAGCCTTCGACGCGTCCGACACGCTGCGAGAAGTGCTGTCGCTGCTCGATCAGCAAATGTCGGTCGTGACCTTGATCCGCGACGTGCTGGATCGCGGTCTGACGGTGGCGATCGGCTCCGAAACCGGGGTCGCTCCGTTGGCGGAGTGCTCGCTGGTGGTGGCCCCGTTCCAGGTCGGCGGCGAGAACGCCGGGGCCATCGGCGTGCTCGGCCCGACGCGCATGAACTACCAGGAGACGCTGGCCGCCGTGGCGGTCGTCAGCAACCGACTCGGTCACCTGCTGACCGAAGGGGAGTAA
- a CDS encoding DUF1461 domain-containing protein, producing the protein MTNEQPTPTKRHRRSERGEGVISTAIAVLIVAFLGVGMWAGFNRIFTDAVDTTEQQVRSLGD; encoded by the coding sequence ATGACCAACGAACAACCCACCCCGACCAAGCGTCACCGTCGAAGCGAACGGGGCGAGGGTGTTATCTCCACCGCTATAGCTGTCTTGATCGTTGCCTTCCTCGGTGTCGGAATGTGGGCCGGGTTCAACCGGATTTTCACCGACGCCGTCGACACGACGGAACAGCAGGTGCGCTCGCTCGGCGACTGA
- the dnaJ gene encoding molecular chaperone DnaJ produces MSADHYETLGVARTATAEEIKKAYRRLAREHHPDANQGDVAAEARFKEIALAYEVLSDPDKRAHYDRFGDSAMGGMGGPGGDPFGGVGDIFDAFFGGGSPFGGGRSRGPSGPPRGPEVEAVMTLDFVDAVFGGAHELTVRTAVRCGDCDGSGAAEGSSPTTCPDCSGTGVVRGVRNTILGQIISENVCTRCGGMGETIDNPCGTCGGDGRTVSDETYTVDIPEGVDNGTTLRLNGRGAVGPRGGPAGDLYVRVRVTPHERFQREGSSLLEDLHVTMTQAALGHHLDYETLDGVESLVVPPGTQSGKVFRLRGRGVPRLGERGRGDLLVTVQVDTPTELSDAEVSLLEQLAELRGEEVRRPEGGLFSRIKSAFK; encoded by the coding sequence GTGAGTGCAGATCATTACGAGACCCTTGGCGTGGCGCGCACGGCCACGGCCGAGGAGATCAAGAAGGCCTATCGACGCCTCGCTCGGGAGCATCACCCCGACGCGAACCAGGGCGACGTTGCGGCCGAAGCCCGCTTCAAGGAGATCGCGCTCGCATACGAGGTGCTGAGCGATCCCGACAAACGCGCCCACTACGACCGGTTCGGCGACAGCGCGATGGGTGGAATGGGCGGTCCTGGCGGCGATCCGTTCGGAGGCGTCGGGGACATCTTCGACGCGTTCTTCGGCGGAGGCTCACCGTTTGGCGGCGGACGTTCCCGAGGGCCGTCGGGGCCGCCGCGCGGACCCGAAGTCGAGGCGGTGATGACCCTCGACTTCGTCGACGCCGTGTTCGGCGGCGCTCACGAGCTGACGGTTCGCACGGCGGTACGTTGTGGCGACTGCGATGGTTCGGGTGCCGCGGAGGGCTCCTCGCCGACGACGTGTCCCGACTGCTCCGGAACCGGGGTGGTGCGTGGCGTGCGCAACACGATCCTCGGTCAGATCATCTCGGAAAACGTCTGTACGCGCTGCGGTGGGATGGGCGAGACGATCGACAACCCGTGTGGCACCTGCGGTGGGGACGGACGCACGGTGTCAGATGAGACCTACACCGTCGACATCCCGGAGGGTGTCGACAACGGGACGACACTTCGACTCAACGGCCGCGGAGCGGTGGGACCCCGCGGTGGACCCGCGGGAGACCTGTACGTACGGGTCCGGGTCACCCCCCACGAACGGTTCCAGCGCGAAGGCTCCAGCCTGCTGGAGGACCTGCACGTGACCATGACCCAGGCGGCGCTCGGGCATCACCTGGACTACGAGACCCTCGATGGGGTGGAGAGCCTGGTCGTTCCGCCCGGAACCCAGAGCGGCAAGGTCTTTCGGCTGAGGGGTCGCGGCGTTCCCCGTCTCGGCGAGCGCGGCCGCGGCGACCTGTTGGTGACCGTGCAGGTCGACACCCCGACCGAACTCTCCGACGCCGAGGTGTCGTTGCTCGAGCAGTTGGCCGAGCTTCGCGGCGAAGAGGTCAGGCGGCCCGAAGGCGGGTTGTTCTCGCGCATCAAGAGCGCGTTCAAGTAG
- a CDS encoding LysM peptidoglycan-binding domain-containing protein — protein MTIDHSSHDLDLHPTTTPPRLVSLEVSDEADAANGAVLGLADEDSQFPDRAMRRMSRRLRLSEVHDLEPCTAITYERRDGVLLVRKSASEPDAQRRLEHELDVLSQLQIPAVVSLADPTQVQQLDDSSNPAALVTAFAGRTTLAQLVPDRAATVSKVGAALLISLTELHRHGWSHGSVSADHAIMGAGTVVLCSLGNARRSDGRLGAIDDDARNAAAVLESLAGSLPPAADRAERAARRALRSTIQRIQRDGSAALLDASQRLTDAAQQSALSHTSSGRTSGQTPTTANSTAGRRLSTPAAAVPSRIRALTLSVGTLAGFVAVILGLRWLGGPLQWPAADPLTGAIDPITLVLTAGRVAGVLAAIYGIVLSAATAIAVLTGRAEVAAAAARLASPRVRTAMLVLVGVGTVASAISGPIATPPTSSVASSAPARVAPVAAAEPTTAAPTTATPTTATPTTAAPTTAAPTSQVDSTPAQAAPDADADNSAAANAADVIDDDGRWTVARGDHLWGISAQIVTDHLGGPATDADIGRYWSHLVDANRSNLVDPDNPDLLHVGQVLRVPSAADVFQTP, from the coding sequence ATGACCATCGATCATTCATCACACGACCTCGACCTGCACCCCACCACGACCCCGCCCCGCCTGGTCTCGCTGGAGGTCAGCGACGAGGCAGACGCGGCAAACGGCGCTGTCCTGGGACTCGCGGACGAGGATTCGCAGTTTCCCGATCGTGCGATGCGCCGAATGTCGCGGCGCCTGCGACTCAGCGAGGTTCACGACCTCGAACCCTGCACCGCCATCACCTACGAACGTCGCGACGGAGTCCTGCTCGTCCGCAAGAGCGCCTCGGAGCCGGACGCACAACGGCGCCTCGAACACGAACTCGACGTCCTCTCGCAACTGCAGATTCCCGCGGTCGTTTCGCTCGCCGACCCCACCCAGGTCCAGCAACTCGATGATTCCTCCAACCCTGCCGCGCTGGTCACCGCGTTCGCCGGACGCACGACGCTGGCGCAGCTCGTGCCCGATCGAGCAGCGACCGTGTCGAAAGTCGGCGCCGCACTCCTCATCTCGTTGACGGAACTGCATCGCCACGGCTGGTCGCATGGCTCGGTGAGCGCCGATCACGCCATCATGGGTGCCGGCACCGTCGTGTTGTGTTCGCTGGGCAACGCCCGACGCAGCGACGGTCGGCTCGGAGCGATCGATGACGACGCCCGCAATGCGGCAGCGGTTCTGGAGTCGCTCGCGGGGTCGCTTCCCCCCGCTGCGGATCGAGCGGAGCGAGCAGCACGGCGCGCCCTTCGTTCGACGATCCAACGGATTCAACGCGACGGCTCCGCCGCGCTGCTCGACGCATCGCAACGGCTGACCGATGCCGCTCAACAGAGCGCCTTGTCTCACACTTCGAGTGGTCGAACATCCGGCCAAACTCCGACGACCGCCAACTCGACGGCCGGCCGCCGCCTCTCCACGCCCGCGGCGGCCGTTCCATCGCGAATCAGGGCACTCACGCTCAGCGTCGGCACCCTCGCCGGGTTCGTCGCCGTGATCCTCGGACTGCGATGGCTGGGCGGCCCGCTTCAGTGGCCCGCGGCCGACCCGCTCACCGGGGCGATCGACCCGATCACGCTGGTGCTCACCGCTGGCCGCGTCGCCGGAGTCCTCGCCGCGATCTACGGCATCGTGCTGAGCGCTGCGACGGCGATCGCGGTGCTCACCGGTCGCGCCGAGGTCGCCGCGGCCGCGGCACGGCTCGCCTCACCAAGGGTGCGCACGGCCATGCTGGTGCTGGTCGGGGTTGGGACGGTCGCGAGTGCCATCAGCGGTCCGATCGCCACACCACCCACGTCGTCGGTGGCGTCGAGCGCGCCCGCTCGGGTTGCGCCGGTGGCCGCCGCCGAACCGACCACCGCCGCTCCTACCACCGCGACCCCAACGACCGCGACCCCAACGACTGCCGCGCCCACCACCGCCGCACCCACCTCTCAGGTCGATTCCACGCCGGCACAAGCGGCTCCGGACGCCGACGCCGACAACTCCGCCGCCGCCAACGCCGCCGACGTCATCGACGACGACGGCCGCTGGACCGTGGCCCGCGGCGATCACCTCTGGGGAATCAGTGCTCAGATCGTGACCGATCACCTCGGCGGCCCGGCAACCGACGCCGACATCGGCCGCTACTGGAGCCACCTCGTCGACGCCAACCGTTCCAACCTCGTCGACCCCGACAACCCCGACCTCCTCCACGTCGGCCAAGTCCTCCGCGTCCCTTCAGCCGCCGACGTGTTCCAGACACCCTGA
- a CDS encoding acyltransferase gives MAIQTVVSGRIRNPALTGVRGMAAFVIFLHHAFGYVLEPRSSLDTAIAGLAAPGFAALDWFFVLSGLFIGQILLTDGTSPEALKHYMSRRVLRIVPLYWLVLAVVVIVFPLAVRAFGVDGEWKELADGYRTLWAPYATFANNIVLDAGSTAAEFSLSHFWTVSLELQFYLLAPIVVILARRRVVHVAFGLALAIMAFRLGAAVLGTPHDAMYRQPWFHSDSLFLGMCMGACQISGTSVPWSRIPRKLLIATVPLNLVIAMALASYRPDSGYATPFSLTATSVAGVLVIENVLRPEPTRLHRALKRPFWMWSGDRSYPFYLLHVPVLVAVNLALGEVLVIGAGDTSVRLPHTVLVAAVTFAVTMGLSHVLHVALERPLLRWASSRFRIQKRSTTSASSPLGRSPLEGQAEGIEPLCGLILSDPENRGDRP, from the coding sequence ATGGCGATACAGACGGTTGTTTCCGGGCGCATACGCAACCCGGCGCTCACCGGCGTTCGAGGCATGGCCGCATTCGTCATTTTCTTGCACCATGCGTTCGGATACGTGCTTGAGCCACGTTCAAGCCTCGACACCGCGATCGCCGGGCTCGCCGCCCCCGGGTTCGCAGCACTCGACTGGTTCTTCGTGCTGTCGGGGCTCTTCATTGGCCAGATCCTCCTCACCGACGGCACCTCCCCCGAGGCACTGAAGCACTACATGTCTCGCCGAGTGCTCCGAATCGTTCCGCTGTACTGGCTGGTACTCGCCGTCGTCGTCATCGTGTTCCCGCTCGCGGTGCGTGCGTTCGGAGTCGACGGCGAGTGGAAGGAGCTCGCGGACGGGTACCGAACGTTGTGGGCCCCCTACGCCACCTTTGCAAACAACATCGTGTTGGACGCCGGCTCCACCGCCGCGGAGTTCTCACTGTCGCATTTCTGGACGGTCTCGCTGGAACTGCAGTTCTACCTCCTCGCCCCGATCGTCGTGATTCTCGCTCGCCGGCGAGTTGTTCACGTCGCCTTCGGGTTGGCGCTTGCGATCATGGCATTTCGCCTGGGGGCCGCGGTGCTCGGCACTCCCCACGACGCGATGTATCGCCAACCGTGGTTCCATTCCGACTCCCTGTTCCTGGGGATGTGCATGGGCGCGTGCCAGATCTCCGGCACGAGCGTGCCGTGGAGCCGAATCCCACGAAAGCTGCTCATCGCAACGGTCCCGCTCAACCTCGTCATCGCAATGGCACTCGCCTCGTACCGGCCGGACTCCGGCTACGCAACGCCGTTCAGCCTGACCGCAACGAGTGTGGCCGGGGTCCTGGTCATCGAGAACGTGCTTCGTCCCGAACCAACTCGGCTGCACCGTGCGTTGAAACGTCCATTCTGGATGTGGTCGGGCGACCGCAGCTACCCGTTCTACCTCCTGCACGTACCGGTGTTGGTCGCCGTCAACCTCGCGCTCGGCGAGGTCCTCGTGATCGGCGCCGGCGATACCTCGGTGAGGCTGCCACACACGGTGCTCGTCGCAGCGGTCACGTTCGCGGTGACGATGGGGTTGTCACACGTCCTCCACGTCGCGTTGGAACGTCCACTGCTGAGATGGGCATCGTCGCGGTTCCGGATTCAGAAACGATCGACCACCAGCGCCAGCTCCCCGCTGGGCCGCTCACCCCTCGAAGGTCAGGCCGAGGGCATCGAGCCGCTGTGCGGCCTGATCCTGTCCGACCCCGAGAATCGCGGCGATCGCCCGTAG
- the tadA gene encoding Flp pilus assembly complex ATPase component TadA encodes MTSSRTTLTSPVLLIERSVQDRAKTVALELDGPDGDRALRALIDDEVARWQDDHKRGLRPFALTDPATIAERAYRNIAAYGPLTTLLDDDDVWEIMINSPSEIFVKRHTGTSGYHDESFEDDDHVVRTLTKILDDASTSHRKLDPTEGLQDAQLDTGARLHIVHGDLARGGHLVVNIRKFTGVAFRSLDELVDRDMLTPEVARFLRACVHAKASIVFAGAPGSGKTTMLSCCAAELDPTLRVVMAEEVFETDVPVANLASLQTRAARADRPEIDLRKLVAGFLRMAPDIAIVGEVRDKEALPLLLTLSSGVKGYTTIHAGSARQALTRLRFICQLADSASQLPISALNTLVSEAIDVVVHCERGPQGPRVTGVVAVEDLVAGVESAQFTTTEIYTRRTLKDRLEPTGAIPSRLAELFERAGLCITEELGS; translated from the coding sequence ATGACCTCGTCGCGAACGACGCTCACCTCACCGGTGCTCCTCATCGAACGGTCCGTGCAGGACCGCGCCAAGACCGTCGCCCTCGAACTCGACGGCCCCGACGGCGACCGCGCGCTGCGGGCCCTCATCGACGACGAGGTCGCTCGCTGGCAAGACGACCACAAGCGCGGCCTGCGTCCCTTCGCCCTCACCGACCCCGCCACCATCGCCGAACGCGCCTACCGCAACATCGCCGCCTACGGGCCGCTCACCACGCTCCTCGATGACGACGACGTCTGGGAGATCATGATCAACTCGCCGTCGGAGATCTTCGTCAAGCGCCACACCGGCACGAGCGGGTACCACGACGAGTCCTTCGAGGACGACGACCACGTCGTACGCACCCTCACCAAGATCCTCGACGACGCCTCCACCAGCCACCGCAAGCTCGACCCCACCGAAGGCCTCCAGGACGCTCAACTCGACACCGGCGCACGGCTCCACATCGTGCATGGCGACCTCGCCCGAGGCGGCCACCTCGTGGTCAACATCCGCAAGTTCACCGGCGTCGCGTTCCGCAGCCTCGATGAACTCGTCGACCGCGACATGCTCACCCCCGAGGTCGCACGCTTCCTGCGGGCGTGCGTTCACGCCAAGGCGTCGATCGTGTTCGCCGGCGCACCCGGGTCGGGCAAGACGACCATGTTGTCGTGCTGTGCAGCCGAACTCGACCCCACGCTGCGCGTGGTCATGGCCGAGGAGGTCTTCGAAACCGACGTTCCCGTCGCGAACCTGGCCTCACTGCAGACCCGCGCCGCACGGGCAGACCGCCCCGAGATCGACCTGCGGAAGCTCGTCGCTGGGTTCCTGCGCATGGCCCCCGACATCGCCATCGTCGGCGAAGTTCGAGACAAAGAAGCGCTCCCGCTTCTGCTCACACTGTCGAGCGGGGTGAAGGGATACACCACGATTCACGCCGGATCGGCCAGACAGGCGCTGACCAGGCTCCGCTTCATCTGCCAACTCGCCGATTCCGCCTCACAACTTCCGATCTCGGCGCTCAACACGCTGGTCTCCGAAGCGATTGACGTGGTCGTTCACTGCGAGCGCGGCCCGCAGGGTCCACGGGTCACCGGCGTCGTCGCCGTCGAGGACCTCGTCGCCGGGGTCGAGTCCGCACAGTTCACCACCACCGAGATCTACACCCGGCGGACGCTGAAGGACCGTCTCGAGCCGACCGGGGCGATTCCGTCGCGACTCGCTGAGCTCTTCGAGCGGGCCGGGCTCTGCATCACCGAGGAGTTGGGGTCGTGA
- the lepA gene encoding translation elongation factor 4 — MTDLSRIRNLSIIAHIDHGKSTLADRILEICGAVDPRDMRAQYLDSMDLERERGITIKLQSVKLDYDDHVIHLIDTPGHVDFGYEVSRSLAACEGVILVVDASQGIEAQTLANCYLALENDLEIVACLNKIDLPAADPDRYASELEQTLGIPADEILRISAKTGEGVAELLDAVIERIPAPVGNPDEPLQALIFDSHFDTYRGVVSSVRVVNGFLRTGTRLKFMQSGSTHEAIEVGGRRPENTPVPALGPGEVGYLIAGIKDVGEARSGETITEFSRPALEPLPGYMEPKPMVFCGLYPVDGDAFDDLRDALEKLRLNDSSFSYEPEVSGALGFGFRVGYLGLLHMEIVRERLEREFGLNLIATAPSVEYRIVMNTGDEVVVDNPSDLPSPGEFREIAEPIFACSILTPTDYVGTLMDLCQKRRGVMKKMEYISPERVELQYSIPLAEVVIDFFDQLKSRTQGYASLDYEPAGYQAGQLVRVDILLNGEQVDAFCQIVHKDKAYDYGKKMCEKLKEIIPRQQFDVPIQAAIGGRFISRQTVKAYRKDVTAKLYGGDISRKKKVLAKQKEGKKRMKNIGRVELPSDAFITALRLDD, encoded by the coding sequence GTGACCGACCTCTCCCGAATCCGCAACCTCTCGATCATCGCCCACATCGATCATGGGAAATCCACCCTCGCCGACCGGATTCTGGAGATCTGCGGTGCCGTCGATCCACGCGACATGCGTGCGCAGTACCTCGACTCGATGGACCTCGAACGCGAGCGTGGCATCACCATCAAGCTGCAATCGGTCAAGCTCGATTACGACGACCACGTCATCCACCTGATCGACACCCCCGGCCACGTCGATTTCGGCTATGAGGTGTCGCGATCGCTTGCGGCGTGCGAGGGCGTGATCCTGGTGGTCGACGCGTCGCAGGGCATCGAGGCGCAGACCCTCGCCAACTGTTACCTGGCGCTCGAGAACGATCTCGAGATCGTGGCCTGCCTCAACAAGATCGACCTTCCCGCTGCCGATCCCGACCGGTACGCAAGCGAGCTCGAACAGACCCTCGGCATCCCGGCGGACGAGATTCTGCGCATCTCCGCGAAGACGGGGGAGGGGGTGGCGGAGCTGCTCGACGCGGTGATCGAACGGATTCCGGCGCCGGTCGGCAATCCCGACGAGCCGCTGCAGGCGCTGATCTTCGACAGTCACTTCGACACCTACCGGGGCGTGGTCAGCTCGGTGCGGGTCGTGAACGGGTTTCTCCGCACCGGGACGCGGCTGAAATTCATGCAGTCCGGTTCGACCCACGAAGCGATCGAGGTCGGAGGCCGAAGACCCGAAAACACGCCGGTGCCGGCGCTCGGGCCGGGCGAGGTCGGCTATCTCATCGCCGGCATCAAGGACGTCGGCGAGGCGCGTTCGGGTGAGACGATCACCGAGTTCTCGCGCCCGGCGCTCGAGCCGCTGCCGGGATACATGGAGCCCAAACCGATGGTGTTCTGCGGGCTTTATCCGGTCGACGGTGACGCGTTCGACGACCTGCGCGACGCGCTTGAGAAGCTGCGTCTCAACGACAGCTCGTTCTCCTATGAGCCCGAGGTGTCGGGTGCGCTCGGTTTCGGGTTCCGGGTCGGCTACCTCGGGCTGTTGCACATGGAGATCGTGCGAGAGCGCCTCGAGCGCGAGTTCGGCCTCAACCTGATCGCCACCGCACCGTCGGTCGAATACCGGATCGTCATGAACACCGGCGACGAGGTCGTGGTCGACAACCCGTCGGATCTGCCCAGCCCGGGCGAGTTCCGCGAGATCGCCGAGCCGATCTTCGCGTGTTCCATCCTCACACCCACCGACTATGTCGGCACGTTGATGGACCTGTGCCAGAAGCGCCGTGGGGTGATGAAGAAGATGGAGTACATCAGCCCTGAACGAGTCGAGTTGCAGTACTCGATCCCGCTCGCGGAGGTGGTCATCGACTTTTTCGATCAGCTCAAGAGCCGCACCCAGGGCTACGCCTCGCTCGACTACGAACCTGCGGGGTATCAGGCCGGACAACTCGTTCGTGTCGACATCTTGTTGAACGGCGAACAGGTCGACGCGTTCTGTCAGATCGTGCACAAGGACAAGGCGTACGACTACGGCAAGAAGATGTGCGAGAAGCTGAAGGAGATCATTCCCCGCCAGCAATTCGACGTACCGATCCAGGCCGCGATCGGCGGACGGTTCATCTCGCGTCAGACGGTCAAGGCCTACCGCAAGGACGTGACCGCCAAGCTGTACGGCGGCGACATCAGCCGCAAGAAGAAGGTGTTGGCCAAGCAGAAGGAAGGCAAGAAGCGGATGAAGAACATCGGGCGGGTCGAGTTGCCCTCCGATGCGTTCATCACCGCGTTGAGACTCGATGACTGA